Within the Gemmatimonadaceae bacterium genome, the region TGAAAGCGTTTGTTTCACCGCATTCTTTGAATACCGACCCCTCTATTCGATACTGGAGTTCACGGCGGCCGGTTTCAGTGAGATGGACAGCTGGCGCGGTGGCCCGTCCTCCCGCTCCCTGCCGCCGCCGGCGCGGTTGCGGCGACTCTCAGGGCTCCATCGCGACGACGCGGAGCTCCCGGAACATCGTCGCCAGAACGGGGAGCTGATGGTTCGCGTTGAGCCCGCTCGGGTTAGGCAGGACCCAGAGGCCGGCAGGACCAATCCGCTCCGGCTGCTGGCCGACGATCGCACGCGGTCGACCGAACGCCGTGCGGTAGGCGCCGAGCCCGAGCACGGCAACCCATCGCGGCTTGTAGTGTCGCACTTTTCGCTCGAGCGCTCGACGTCCCGCGACGAATTCTTCATCGCTCAGCTCGGCAGCAGTGGCGGTTGCCCGTCGAACGAGTGCCGTTACGCCGTATCCTGATTCGAGCAACACGTGCTCTTCCCAGGGAGCCAGAACGCGCTCTGTGAACCCTCCGGCATGAAGCGCCGGCCAAAAGCGATTTCCGGGACGCGCGAAATGCAACCCCGTCGCACCGGAGTACAGGCCGGGGTTGATCCCGCAGAAAAGTATCGAGAGGCCTGGCGCGATAAGATCGCGGACAGTCAGCCCGGCCGCCCCGCGGACCTCTTCTGCTGTCGGCCGCCATGGCGCTGAGTCTTTGGGAGTAGTCATCGAAGATTGTTGTAGGCCTGCGCTTGTGCACAAAGGTCGTTGCAGGCAACGGCCCGCGAGCTTATTCTCTTTTCTGATATCGGCTCAGGATCCACCATCCATGACGTTTTTGCACACGGCGGAACACACTCCGCCGCACGCGATGACCCGCATGCACAGGCTGCTGGCGGTTCTCGCATCGACGCTCCCTCTAACCGGCATAGGAGCACAGGCTCACGACAACCGGCTCGTGGTAGCCGGTGTCGCCCCGTCGGCTGCCCTCTCTGCTCCTCCGGTTCTCGAGAACATTTCCTCGGTGCCGCACACCGTGGAGGTGACGATAACCGCCGCGCCGGCGCGGCTCTCGCTTGTACCCGGCAAACAGAGTGACGCGTTTGCCTACAACGGCCAGGTACCGGGCCCAACACTCGAGATACATGAGGGCGACAAGGTCATCATCCATTTCCGGAACAACCTGCCCGTTCCGACAACGATCCACTGGCACGGCCTCCATATCCCGGTTACTGCCGACGGCAGTCCCTTCTATCCTGTCGCGCCGGGTGGGACGTACGACTACGTATTTACCATTCAGCGAGGCTCCGCCGGCACCTACTGGTATCACCCCCATCCCCACCATGATACCGGCTACCAGGTCGGCAAAGGTCTCTACGGGGCGATCATCGTCCGCGCCGCCGATGATCCGTTGCCAGCTTCTCTGACGGAAAAGCTGCTGATTCTCTCAGACAACCGCTTCCTCGCGGACGGATCGATAGACTTCCCGCAGCCGCAATCGGCGCAGGGTGCCGTCGATCGCGAAAACGGGCGGGAGGGCAACGTCCTTTTCATCAACGGTCAGGTGAATCCGACTATCAGCATCCGCAGCGGGGAGGTGCAGCGATGGAGAGTGATCAACGCCTCGGCCTCCCGAGTCTACAGACTGGCGCTCCCGGGTCACACGTTCCTGCACGTCGGGAGCGACGGCGGCCTGTTCGAGCGGCCGATTGAAGTGAAGGAGATTCTCATCGTCAACAGCGAGCGGGCAGAGCTACTCGTGCGCGGCACAGGTTCCCCGGGCAGCGTGAGCTTCCTCCAGACACTGCCGTACGACCGCTACATACCGCAGACCCGGCCCCCCGACTGGAACGAACCGCTGAACCTGCTGGCCGTGCGTTACACGAAGAAATCGCCGGTGACCGCGGTCAGGATACCCAAGAGACTGCGCCCGATCCCGCCTCTCGATCCCGCCAAAGCGACTGCCACGCGCGTGATGGTGCTGACCCAGCATCTCATCAATGGCAAGTCGATGGACATGAATCGCGTTGACGTCAGTGCGCGGCTCGGGGCGACGGAAATCTGGGAGATCGAAAACCTGGTGGGGATGGACCATCCATTCCACCTGCACGGTTTTCAGTTCCAGGTGCTGGACCGCAACGGCGTGCCGGAGAAATACCGGAGCTGGAAGGACGTGGTCAATGTGCCGAAGCACGAGACGGCGCGGTTCATCGTGCGCCTTGACGGCTATCCAGGAAAGTGGATGTTTCACTGCCACATCCTGGACCATGAGGACCACGGTATGATGGGTGTGCTCGAAGTCAAATGACAACCACTGGGAGGCGAGCATGATGCGGTCGCTGGGGCGTTTCTGCGGATCGTCTATTGCCGCACTGTCACTCGCGGCATGCACAGGCCAGAGTACCGCGACGCCGGGAACGACGCCGGGCACGACGATGTCATCCGGTATGGCGCAGCGGGATCAGATCCTTCGAGGCAGGGCAGTCATTACCGCCAGCGCCTGCGGAGACTGTCACGGCGGCGGCAACAATCCCGCAGCCACCGGCTGGCTCGCCGGAATGATGACCCCGGAGCAGGAATTCCCGGTGGGACCATTCAAGACCCGTCCGCGCAATCTCACGCCCGACAGCGCGACTGGAATTGGCCGGTACAGCGAGCGGCAGATCTTCAACGCGCTTCGCTACGGTCTCCGACCGGGTGAGACTCCGGACGTGTCGATCACGTCGACGACGCCGGGTCAGGGCAATCACCCCGCCAATCCAAAGTATCTTCCTCCGTCCATGCCGTGGATAGCATGGCGACATATGCCCGATCAGGACCTCTGGGCGATAGCCGCATACCTGAAGAACGGTTTGAAGCCGGTCACCAACAAGGTGGCGGACAGCGAAGCCCCGCCAGATTTCTGGGCGAGCGAATCCACGCCCGAGAAGATCGGCGTCTATCCTGCGGCTCCGCATCCGACGGCGAGCGAGACACCCGGCCAGGAGGGCAATCAGAACGTCCTTCGCGGGCGGGTCCTCGTCATAAGAA harbors:
- the mug gene encoding G/U mismatch-specific DNA glycosylase; this translates as MTTPKDSAPWRPTAEEVRGAAGLTVRDLIAPGLSILFCGINPGLYSGATGLHFARPGNRFWPALHAGGFTERVLAPWEEHVLLESGYGVTALVRRATATAAELSDEEFVAGRRALERKVRHYKPRWVAVLGLGAYRTAFGRPRAIVGQQPERIGPAGLWVLPNPSGLNANHQLPVLATMFRELRVVAMEP
- a CDS encoding multicopper oxidase family protein produces the protein MTRMHRLLAVLASTLPLTGIGAQAHDNRLVVAGVAPSAALSAPPVLENISSVPHTVEVTITAAPARLSLVPGKQSDAFAYNGQVPGPTLEIHEGDKVIIHFRNNLPVPTTIHWHGLHIPVTADGSPFYPVAPGGTYDYVFTIQRGSAGTYWYHPHPHHDTGYQVGKGLYGAIIVRAADDPLPASLTEKLLILSDNRFLADGSIDFPQPQSAQGAVDRENGREGNVLFINGQVNPTISIRSGEVQRWRVINASASRVYRLALPGHTFLHVGSDGGLFERPIEVKEILIVNSERAELLVRGTGSPGSVSFLQTLPYDRYIPQTRPPDWNEPLNLLAVRYTKKSPVTAVRIPKRLRPIPPLDPAKATATRVMVLTQHLINGKSMDMNRVDVSARLGATEIWEIENLVGMDHPFHLHGFQFQVLDRNGVPEKYRSWKDVVNVPKHETARFIVRLDGYPGKWMFHCHILDHEDHGMMGVLEVK
- a CDS encoding c-type cytochrome — protein: MMRSLGRFCGSSIAALSLAACTGQSTATPGTTPGTTMSSGMAQRDQILRGRAVITASACGDCHGGGNNPAATGWLAGMMTPEQEFPVGPFKTRPRNLTPDSATGIGRYSERQIFNALRYGLRPGETPDVSITSTTPGQGNHPANPKYLPPSMPWIAWRHMPDQDLWAIAAYLKNGLKPVTNKVADSEAPPDFWASESTPEKIGVYPAAPHPTASETPGQEGNQNVLRGRVLVIRKDCGGCHGGGPNPAAKGYLAGMTKPEDEFVIGPFKTRPRNITPDNTTGIGRFSERQIFNSLRFGLRPGETPDVEITSATPGQGNHPANPKYLAPPMPWPSWRHMSDEELWAIAAYLKRGVKPVSNKVADSEGPPDFWASAYTVQAIGPYPGPAYPTANER